A single Desulfomonile tiedjei DNA region contains:
- a CDS encoding ABC transporter ATP-binding protein, translating into MGTELIIETRDLTKDYVDGGNVIQALKPTNVKIYRGEMVAIMGPSGSGKSTLLYVLGLLQPPTAGAYLFKGNDILTYSREEQAHFRNSELGFVFQSCDLLANSTVFENLELPLIYAEANRHVRRKKILEALDRVGLSHRVDHWSNRLSGGERQRAAIARALVNNPSLILGDEPTGQLDQKNTEVVVDQLRAIAGQGFTVVLVTHEDEIGGACDRIIRIRDGFVVSNGDDQLDAPPFEEPANQGPNVAH; encoded by the coding sequence ATGGGAACCGAACTGATAATAGAGACCCGCGATTTGACCAAGGACTATGTTGACGGCGGAAACGTAATTCAGGCCCTTAAACCGACTAACGTAAAAATCTATCGCGGGGAAATGGTAGCGATAATGGGACCTTCAGGGTCCGGGAAGTCCACGCTGCTTTATGTCCTGGGGCTTCTCCAGCCGCCCACCGCCGGGGCCTATCTCTTCAAAGGCAATGACATCCTGACGTATTCTCGCGAAGAACAGGCGCATTTCCGCAACAGCGAACTTGGATTTGTTTTCCAGAGTTGCGATCTGCTGGCAAATTCCACAGTGTTCGAGAACCTTGAGCTGCCTCTTATCTATGCAGAAGCCAATAGGCACGTTCGCAGGAAGAAAATCCTGGAAGCTCTGGATCGCGTCGGGCTTTCTCACCGGGTCGATCACTGGTCCAATCGCTTATCAGGCGGGGAACGCCAGCGCGCTGCGATTGCAAGGGCCTTGGTGAACAACCCCTCGCTTATCCTGGGGGATGAACCCACAGGGCAGCTCGATCAGAAGAATACCGAAGTGGTTGTGGACCAATTGCGGGCTATCGCCGGACAAGGATTCACCGTCGTATTGGTGACCCACGAGGACGAAATAGGTGGAGCGTGCGACCGAATTATTAGGATCCGAGACGGCTTCGTGGTTTCAAACGGCGATGACCAGTTAGACGCTCCTCCATTTGAAGAGCCTGCAAACCAAGGGCCGAACGTGGCGCATTAA
- a CDS encoding ankyrin repeat domain-containing protein, with the protein MEEEVLAAVKSCDLTTLRALLGKGSGSNTRDALGWSPLMWASAMCLPPIVRVLLEHGANTEASDEYGATALMKACRQGSVEVADLLLKYGADANAVDALGWTALMRAAYRGHDAVVKLLLENDPKTETADYNGSTALILAAAQGHTKAVKELLEWGADPETTDGTGKTALMWAVANGHSEVAELLKAAAEQ; encoded by the coding sequence ATGGAAGAAGAGGTTTTGGCCGCAGTAAAGTCATGTGACCTGACCACCCTGAGAGCACTTCTCGGCAAAGGCTCCGGCTCGAACACCCGAGACGCGCTTGGTTGGTCGCCGCTGATGTGGGCTTCGGCGATGTGTCTCCCGCCCATAGTCAGAGTGCTTCTGGAGCACGGTGCCAATACGGAAGCCAGCGATGAATATGGTGCTACTGCCTTGATGAAAGCATGTCGTCAAGGAAGCGTAGAGGTCGCGGACCTGCTGCTCAAGTACGGGGCTGATGCCAACGCGGTCGACGCTCTGGGGTGGACCGCACTTATGAGGGCCGCGTATCGAGGTCACGACGCGGTCGTGAAACTCCTACTTGAAAATGACCCGAAAACGGAGACGGCTGACTACAACGGCTCTACAGCTCTCATACTGGCTGCGGCCCAAGGCCACACGAAAGCCGTCAAAGAGCTTCTGGAATGGGGCGCAGACCCCGAGACAACAGACGGAACCGGAAAGACAGCATTGATGTGGGCTGTCGCTAACGGCCACTCCGAGGTCGCTGAGCTACTCAAGGCAGCAGCGGAACAATAG
- a CDS encoding ankyrin repeat domain-containing protein gives MKTRHVPMITKLWRTAILVLALLPWVGTAGADATLDEQLIKAAARGDAPLAKSLLDKGADVNAERVGGTVLMAAARAGNLELVEYFIDKGADVNATNVLGQTVLMIAAARDNLDMVKYLIDKGAHINAKDIRGDTALTYLTRYMDADSTEMVRYLRSHGAK, from the coding sequence ATGAAAACTCGACACGTTCCCATGATCACAAAGCTTTGGCGGACTGCGATTTTGGTTTTGGCGCTGCTGCCGTGGGTTGGAACCGCCGGGGCAGACGCGACGCTCGACGAGCAACTCATAAAGGCAGCAGCGCGTGGGGACGCGCCGCTGGCCAAAAGCCTTTTGGACAAAGGGGCTGACGTAAATGCCGAGAGAGTTGGTGGCACGGTCCTCATGGCTGCTGCTCGTGCAGGCAACCTGGAGCTGGTAGAGTACTTTATCGACAAAGGGGCTGATGTAAATGCCACGAACGTTCTTGGCCAGACGGTCCTCATGATTGCAGCCGCAAGAGACAACTTGGACATGGTAAAGTACCTTATCGACAAAGGGGCTCACATAAATGCCAAGGACATCCGCGGCGACACGGCTTTGACTTATCTGACTAGGTATATGGATGCTGATTCAACAGAGATGGTCCGATATTTGCGGTCTCATGGAGCGAAGTAA